From Coturnix japonica isolate 7356 chromosome 1, Coturnix japonica 2.1, whole genome shotgun sequence, the proteins below share one genomic window:
- the TLR7 gene encoding toll-like receptor 7 precursor (The RefSeq protein has 2 substitutions compared to this genomic sequence) translates to MVQHAKTSNALLFVLLFLFPMLLSGNWFPKTLPCDVEAFEGTVRVDCSDRRLTEVPRGIPANATNLTLTINHIPHISSASFIQLENLVEIDFRCNCVPPRLGPKDNVCTTPPTIENGSFAALTRLKSLYLDANQLSEIPRGLPDTLRLLSLEANKIFSIKKNTFSELRNIELLYLGQNCYYRNPCNISFEIEKTAFLNLKNLTVLSLKSNNLTFIPPNLSSTLKELYIYNNRIQEVQEHDLSTLYNLEILDLSGNCPRCYNAPYPCTPCPNVSIKIHSKAFYSLKKLRVLRLHSNSLRSIPSSWFKNIKNLKNLDLSQNFLIKEIGDAQFLKLIPSLVELDLSFNFELQMYSPSLNLSKTFSSLSNLEILRIKGYVFKELREGNLDPLLSLKNLTVLDLGTNFIKIADLRVFKKFQALKVIDLSVNKISPSSGESNIYGFCSDPRITVEQYSRQVLQEMHYFRYDEYGRSCKSKDKEADSYQPSVNGDCMSYGQTLDLSRNNIFFVNSIDFQDLSFLKCLNLSGNAISQTLNGSEFSYLSGLKYLDFSNNRIDLLYSTAFKELKYLEILDLSNNKHYFLAEGVSHVLSFMKNLAYLKKLMMNENEISTSISTGMESQSLQTLEFRGNRLDVFWADGKKEYLSFFKNLTNLEQLDISSNMLSFLPPDVFEAMPPELKVLNLTSNRLKSFNWGKLHFLTKLVTLDLSNNLLTTVPRELSNCTSTLQQLILRNNHITRLTKYFLRGAIQLSYLDLSSNKIQIIKKSSFPENVINNLRMLLLHNNPFKCNCDAVWFVRWINQTQVTIPLLATDVTCAGPGAHRGRSVVFLDLNTCELDTSYLIMYALSTSAVLSLMMFAVMSHLYFWDVWYSYHYCTAKLKGYRRLPLPDACYDAFIAYDNSDLAVNEWVMTELVEKLEDQKSRQFNLCLEERDWLPGQPVFDNLSQSIQLSKKTIFVLTNKYIKSGSFKTTFFMAHQRLLDEKIDVIILIFLEKVLQKSRYVQLRKRLCRSSVLEWPTNPRSQPYFWQCLKNAIAMNNTLAYNKLLQETV, encoded by the exons ATG GTACAACATGCAAAGACATCAAATGCATTGCTGTTTGTCTTGCTCTTCTTATTTCCAATGCTGCTGTCAGGAAACTGGTTTCCCAAAACTTTACCCTGTGATGTGGAAGCCTTTGAAGGTACTGTGAGAGTAGACTGCAGTGATCGCCGCCTCACGGAAGTCCCCAGAGGGATCCCTGCAAATGCAACTAACCTGACCCTGACTATTAACCATATCCCTCATATCTCTTCAGCATCCTTTATTCAGCTTGAAAACCTTGTGGAGATTGACTTCAGATGCAACTGCGTGCCTCCCAGACTGGGGCCCAAAGATAACGTGTGCACCACACCACCAACAATTGAGAATGGCAGTTTTGCTGCTCTGACTAGACTGAAGTCATTGTACTTGGATGCAAACCAACTGTCAGAAATACCCCGGGGTCTTCCTGATACTTTACGTTTGCTGAGTTTGGAAGCCAATAAAATTTTTTCtattaagaaaaacactttttcagaGCTAAGAAATATAGAACTATTGTATCTGGGACAGAACTGTTACTACCGTAATCCAtgtaatatttcatttgaaattgaaAAAACAGCCTTTCTGAATCTGAAAAATTTGACAGTACTATCCCTCAAGTCTAATAACTTAACTTTTATTCCACCCAACTTGTCTTCAACTTTAAAGGAATTGTATATTTACAATAACAGAATTCAAGAGGTTCAGGAACATGATTTAAGTACCCTTTACAACCTAGAAATTCTTGATCTCAGTGGCAATTGCCCACGTTGCTATAACGCCCCATATCCTTGTACTCCCTGCCCCAATGTCTCAATTAAGATTcattcaaaagctttttattcCTTGAAAAAATTAAGAGTTTTGAGACTTCATAGTAACTCTCTTCGGAGTATACCAAGCAGCTGGtttaaaaacatcaagaatCTCAAAAATCTTGACCTCTCTCAAAATTTCCTCATAAAGGAGATTGGAGACGCTCAGTTTTTGAAGCTTATCCCCAGTCTTGTAGAGCTGGATTTGTCCTTTAATTTTGAATTGCAGATGTATTCTCCATCCTTGAATCTGTCCAAgacattttcttccctctctaaCCTGGAAATCCTAAGAATCAAGGGTTATGTGTTTAAAGAACTGAGAGAAGGAAATCTAGATCCATTGCTCAGTCTTAAAAATCTGACAGTATTGGATCTTGGGACTAATTTTATCAAAATTGCTGACCTAAGAGTGTTCAAGAAATTCCAAGCCCTAAAAGTCATAGATCTCTCAGTGAATAAAATTTCTCCTTCTTCGGGTGAAAGTAACATTTATGGATTTTGCTCTGATCCCAGGATTACAGTAGAGCAATACAGCAGGCAAGTTTTACAAGAGATGCATTACTTTAGGTATGATGAGTATGGTCGAAGTTGCAAGTCCAAAGACAAAGAGGCTGACTCCTACCAACCTTCAGTCAATGGAGACTGCATGAGTTATGGACAAACTCTAGATTTAAGcagaaacaatatattttttgttaacTCCATAGACTTCCAGGATCTTAGTTTCCTCAAATGCCTCAACTTGTCAGGCAATGCCATAAGTCAAACTTTAAATGGAAGTGAATTCAGCTACCTGTCTGGATTGAAATATCTGGATTTTTCTAACAACAGGATTGATTTGCTATACTCAACTGctttcaaagagctgaaataTCTAGAAATTCTAGATCTGAGCAATAACAAGCATTACTTTCTGGCAGAAGGTGTTAGCCATGTGCTTAGTTTTATGAAAAACTTGGCCTATCTGAAGAAGCTGATGATGAATGAGAATGAGATTTCTACTTCTATTAGCACAGGAATGGAAAGCCAATCTCTTCAAACTTTAGAATTTAGAGGAAATCGTTTAGATGTTTTCTGGGCAGACGGGAAGAAGGAATACCTGTCGTTCTTCAAGAATCTGACCAATCTGGAACAACTGGATATTTCCTCTAACATGCTCAGCTTTTTACCTCCTGATGTTTTTGAAGCTATGCCTCCAGAACTCAAGGTACTGAACTTAACCAGTAACCGGTTGAAGTCATTCAACTGGGGAAAACTCCACTTCCTGACCAAACTAGTAACTCTGGACCTCAGCAATAACCTTCTGACTACTGTTCCCCGAGAGCTGTCCAATTGCACTTCAACTCTCCAACAACTGATACTGCGAAACAATCATATTACACGGTTaaccaaatattttctcagaGGTGCCATTCAACTGTCATACTTGGACCTCAGTTCAAACAAGATCCAAATAATTAAGAAATCTAGCTTCCCTGAAAATGTCATAAACAACCTGAGGATGCTGCTTTTACACAACAATCCTTTCAAGTGCAATTGTGATGCAGTGTGGTTTGTTAGGTGGATAAATCAAACTCAAGTGACAATTCCTCTTTTGGCCACAGATGTGACTTGTTCTGGCCCAGGGGCACACAGAGGAAGGAGTGTGGTATTCCTGGATCTGAATACCTGTGAGCTAGACACATCCTATCTGATCATGTATGCTTTATCAACTTCAGCTGTCCTAAGTTTAATGATGTTTGCAGTTATGAATCACCTCTATTTCTGGGATGTGTGGTATAGCTATCATTACTGCACTGCCAAGTTGAAGGGCTATAGACGCTTACCTTTACCAGATGCCTGCTATGATGCTTTTATTGCCTATGACAATTCAGATCTGGCTGTGAATGAATGGGTGATGACAGAATTGGTTGAAAAGCTGGAAGATCAAAAATCCAGACAGTTCAATTTATGTTTGGAAGAAAGAGACTGGCTTCCAGGTCAGCCAGTCTTTGACAACCTTTCCCAGAGCATTCAACTGAGCAAAAAGACCATATTTGTGCTGACCAACAAGTATATTAAAAGTGGCTCTTTCAAGACAACATTTTTCATGGCCCACCAACGACTTCTAGATGAAAAAATTGATGTGATTATCTTGATATTTCTTGAGAAAGTATTACAGAAGTCCCGATATGTTCAGCTGAGGAAGAGGCTGTGCAGAAGTTCTGTTCTGGAATGGCCAACTAATCCTCGATCTCAGCCCTACTTCTGGCAATGTCTGAAAAATGCCATAGCTATGAACAATACCCTGGCTTACAACAAACTTCTCCAGGAAACTGTTTAA
- the TLR7 gene encoding toll-like receptor 7 isoform X2, with protein sequence MVQHAKTSNALLFVLLFLFPMLLSGNWFPKTLPCDVEAFEASFIQLENLVEIDFRCNCVPPRLGPKDNVCTTPPTIENGSFAALTRLKSLYLDANQLSEIPRGLPDTLRLLSLEANKIFSIKKNTFSELRNIELLYLGQNCYYRNPCNISFEIEKTAFLNLKNLTVLSLKSNNLTFIPPNLSSTLKELYIYNNRIQEVQEHDLSTLYNLEILDLSGNCPRCYNAPYPCTPCPNVSIKIHSKAFYSLKKLRVLRLHSNSLRSIPSSWFKNIKNLKNLDLSQNFLIKEIGDAQFLKLIPSLVELDLSFNFELQMYSPSLNLSKTFSSLSNLEILRIKGYVFKELREGNLDPLLSLKNLTVLDLGTNFIKIADLRVFKKFQALKVIDLSVNKISPSSGESNIYGFCSDPRITVEQYSRQVLQEMHYFRYDEYGRSCKSKDKEADSYQPSVNGDCMSYGQTLDLSRNNIFFVNSIDFQDLSFLKCLNLSGNAISQTLNGSEFSYLSGLKYLDFSNNRIDLLYSTAFKELKYLEILDLSNNKHYFLAEGVSHVLSFMKNLAYLKKLMMNENEISTSISTGMESQSLQTLEFRGNRLDVFWADGKKEYLSFFKNLTNLEQLDISSNMLSFLPPDVFEAMPPELKVLNLTSNRLKSFNWGKLHFLTKLVTLDLSNNLLTTVPRELSNCTSTLQQLILRNNHITRLTKYFLRGAIQLSYLDLSSNKIQIIKKSSFPENVINNLRMLLLHNNPFKCNCDAVWFVRWINQTQVTIPLLATDVTCSGPGAHRGRSVVFLDLNTCELDTSYLIMYALSTSAVLSLMMFAVMNHLYFWDVWYSYHYCTAKLKGYRRLPLPDACYDAFIAYDNSDLAVNEWVMTELVEKLEDQKSRQFNLCLEERDWLPGQPVFDNLSQSIQLSKKTIFVLTNKYIKSGSFKTTFFMAHQRLLDEKIDVIILIFLEKVLQKSRYVQLRKRLCRSSVLEWPTNPRSQPYFWQCLKNAIAMNNTLAYNKLLQETV encoded by the exons ATG GTACAACATGCAAAGACATCAAATGCATTGCTGTTTGTCTTGCTCTTCTTATTTCCAATGCTGCTGTCAGGAAACTGGTTTCCCAAAACTTTACCCTGTGATGTGGAAGCCTTTGAAG CATCCTTTATTCAGCTTGAAAACCTTGTGGAGATTGACTTCAGATGCAACTGCGTGCCTCCCAGACTGGGGCCCAAAGATAACGTGTGCACCACACCACCAACAATTGAGAATGGCAGTTTTGCTGCTCTGACTAGACTGAAGTCATTGTACTTGGATGCAAACCAACTGTCAGAAATACCCCGGGGTCTTCCTGATACTTTACGTTTGCTGAGTTTGGAAGCCAATAAAATTTTTTCtattaagaaaaacactttttcagaGCTAAGAAATATAGAACTATTGTATCTGGGACAGAACTGTTACTACCGTAATCCAtgtaatatttcatttgaaattgaaAAAACAGCCTTTCTGAATCTGAAAAATTTGACAGTACTATCCCTCAAGTCTAATAACTTAACTTTTATTCCACCCAACTTGTCTTCAACTTTAAAGGAATTGTATATTTACAATAACAGAATTCAAGAGGTTCAGGAACATGATTTAAGTACCCTTTACAACCTAGAAATTCTTGATCTCAGTGGCAATTGCCCACGTTGCTATAACGCCCCATATCCTTGTACTCCCTGCCCCAATGTCTCAATTAAGATTcattcaaaagctttttattcCTTGAAAAAATTAAGAGTTTTGAGACTTCATAGTAACTCTCTTCGGAGTATACCAAGCAGCTGGtttaaaaacatcaagaatCTCAAAAATCTTGACCTCTCTCAAAATTTCCTCATAAAGGAGATTGGAGACGCTCAGTTTTTGAAGCTTATCCCCAGTCTTGTAGAGCTGGATTTGTCCTTTAATTTTGAATTGCAGATGTATTCTCCATCCTTGAATCTGTCCAAgacattttcttccctctctaaCCTGGAAATCCTAAGAATCAAGGGTTATGTGTTTAAAGAACTGAGAGAAGGAAATCTAGATCCATTGCTCAGTCTTAAAAATCTGACAGTATTGGATCTTGGGACTAATTTTATCAAAATTGCTGACCTAAGAGTGTTCAAGAAATTCCAAGCCCTAAAAGTCATAGATCTCTCAGTGAATAAAATTTCTCCTTCTTCGGGTGAAAGTAACATTTATGGATTTTGCTCTGATCCCAGGATTACAGTAGAGCAATACAGCAGGCAAGTTTTACAAGAGATGCATTACTTTAGGTATGATGAGTATGGTCGAAGTTGCAAGTCCAAAGACAAAGAGGCTGACTCCTACCAACCTTCAGTCAATGGAGACTGCATGAGTTATGGACAAACTCTAGATTTAAGcagaaacaatatattttttgttaacTCCATAGACTTCCAGGATCTTAGTTTCCTCAAATGCCTCAACTTGTCAGGCAATGCCATAAGTCAAACTTTAAATGGAAGTGAATTCAGCTACCTGTCTGGATTGAAATATCTGGATTTTTCTAACAACAGGATTGATTTGCTATACTCAACTGctttcaaagagctgaaataTCTAGAAATTCTAGATCTGAGCAATAACAAGCATTACTTTCTGGCAGAAGGTGTTAGCCATGTGCTTAGTTTTATGAAAAACTTGGCCTATCTGAAGAAGCTGATGATGAATGAGAATGAGATTTCTACTTCTATTAGCACAGGAATGGAAAGCCAATCTCTTCAAACTTTAGAATTTAGAGGAAATCGTTTAGATGTTTTCTGGGCAGACGGGAAGAAGGAATACCTGTCGTTCTTCAAGAATCTGACCAATCTGGAACAACTGGATATTTCCTCTAACATGCTCAGCTTTTTACCTCCTGATGTTTTTGAAGCTATGCCTCCAGAACTCAAGGTACTGAACTTAACCAGTAACCGGTTGAAGTCATTCAACTGGGGAAAACTCCACTTCCTGACCAAACTAGTAACTCTGGACCTCAGCAATAACCTTCTGACTACTGTTCCCCGAGAGCTGTCCAATTGCACTTCAACTCTCCAACAACTGATACTGCGAAACAATCATATTACACGGTTaaccaaatattttctcagaGGTGCCATTCAACTGTCATACTTGGACCTCAGTTCAAACAAGATCCAAATAATTAAGAAATCTAGCTTCCCTGAAAATGTCATAAACAACCTGAGGATGCTGCTTTTACACAACAATCCTTTCAAGTGCAATTGTGATGCAGTGTGGTTTGTTAGGTGGATAAATCAAACTCAAGTGACAATTCCTCTTTTGGCCACAGATGTGACTTGTTCTGGCCCAGGGGCACACAGAGGAAGGAGTGTGGTATTCCTGGATCTGAATACCTGTGAGCTAGACACATCCTATCTGATCATGTATGCTTTATCAACTTCAGCTGTCCTAAGTTTAATGATGTTTGCAGTTATGAATCACCTCTATTTCTGGGATGTGTGGTATAGCTATCATTACTGCACTGCCAAGTTGAAGGGCTATAGACGCTTACCTTTACCAGATGCCTGCTATGATGCTTTTATTGCCTATGACAATTCAGATCTGGCTGTGAATGAATGGGTGATGACAGAATTGGTTGAAAAGCTGGAAGATCAAAAATCCAGACAGTTCAATTTATGTTTGGAAGAAAGAGACTGGCTTCCAGGTCAGCCAGTCTTTGACAACCTTTCCCAGAGCATTCAACTGAGCAAAAAGACCATATTTGTGCTGACCAACAAGTATATTAAAAGTGGCTCTTTCAAGACAACATTTTTCATGGCCCACCAACGACTTCTAGATGAAAAAATTGATGTGATTATCTTGATATTTCTTGAGAAAGTATTACAGAAGTCCCGATATGTTCAGCTGAGGAAGAGGCTGTGCAGAAGTTCTGTTCTGGAATGGCCAACTAATCCTCGATCTCAGCCCTACTTCTGGCAATGTCTGAAAAATGCCATAGCTATGAACAATACCCTGGCTTACAACAAACTTCTCCAGGAAACTGTTTAA
- the TLR7 gene encoding toll-like receptor 7 isoform X1, with protein sequence MVQHAKTSNALLFVLLFLFPMLLSGNWFPKTLPCDVEAFEGTVRVDCSDRRLTEVPRGIPANATNLTLTINHIPHISSASFIQLENLVEIDFRCNCVPPRLGPKDNVCTTPPTIENGSFAALTRLKSLYLDANQLSEIPRGLPDTLRLLSLEANKIFSIKKNTFSELRNIELLYLGQNCYYRNPCNISFEIEKTAFLNLKNLTVLSLKSNNLTFIPPNLSSTLKELYIYNNRIQEVQEHDLSTLYNLEILDLSGNCPRCYNAPYPCTPCPNVSIKIHSKAFYSLKKLRVLRLHSNSLRSIPSSWFKNIKNLKNLDLSQNFLIKEIGDAQFLKLIPSLVELDLSFNFELQMYSPSLNLSKTFSSLSNLEILRIKGYVFKELREGNLDPLLSLKNLTVLDLGTNFIKIADLRVFKKFQALKVIDLSVNKISPSSGESNIYGFCSDPRITVEQYSRQVLQEMHYFRYDEYGRSCKSKDKEADSYQPSVNGDCMSYGQTLDLSRNNIFFVNSIDFQDLSFLKCLNLSGNAISQTLNGSEFSYLSGLKYLDFSNNRIDLLYSTAFKELKYLEILDLSNNKHYFLAEGVSHVLSFMKNLAYLKKLMMNENEISTSISTGMESQSLQTLEFRGNRLDVFWADGKKEYLSFFKNLTNLEQLDISSNMLSFLPPDVFEAMPPELKVLNLTSNRLKSFNWGKLHFLTKLVTLDLSNNLLTTVPRELSNCTSTLQQLILRNNHITRLTKYFLRGAIQLSYLDLSSNKIQIIKKSSFPENVINNLRMLLLHNNPFKCNCDAVWFVRWINQTQVTIPLLATDVTCSGPGAHRGRSVVFLDLNTCELDTSYLIMYALSTSAVLSLMMFAVMNHLYFWDVWYSYHYCTAKLKGYRRLPLPDACYDAFIAYDNSDLAVNEWVMTELVEKLEDQKSRQFNLCLEERDWLPGQPVFDNLSQSIQLSKKTIFVLTNKYIKSGSFKTTFFMAHQRLLDEKIDVIILIFLEKVLQKSRYVQLRKRLCRSSVLEWPTNPRSQPYFWQCLKNAIAMNNTLAYNKLLQETV encoded by the exons ATG GTACAACATGCAAAGACATCAAATGCATTGCTGTTTGTCTTGCTCTTCTTATTTCCAATGCTGCTGTCAGGAAACTGGTTTCCCAAAACTTTACCCTGTGATGTGGAAGCCTTTGAAGGTACTGTGAGAGTAGACTGCAGTGATCGCCGCCTCACGGAAGTCCCCAGAGGGATCCCTGCAAATGCAACTAACCTGACCCTGACTATTAACCATATCCCTCATATCTCTTCAGCATCCTTTATTCAGCTTGAAAACCTTGTGGAGATTGACTTCAGATGCAACTGCGTGCCTCCCAGACTGGGGCCCAAAGATAACGTGTGCACCACACCACCAACAATTGAGAATGGCAGTTTTGCTGCTCTGACTAGACTGAAGTCATTGTACTTGGATGCAAACCAACTGTCAGAAATACCCCGGGGTCTTCCTGATACTTTACGTTTGCTGAGTTTGGAAGCCAATAAAATTTTTTCtattaagaaaaacactttttcagaGCTAAGAAATATAGAACTATTGTATCTGGGACAGAACTGTTACTACCGTAATCCAtgtaatatttcatttgaaattgaaAAAACAGCCTTTCTGAATCTGAAAAATTTGACAGTACTATCCCTCAAGTCTAATAACTTAACTTTTATTCCACCCAACTTGTCTTCAACTTTAAAGGAATTGTATATTTACAATAACAGAATTCAAGAGGTTCAGGAACATGATTTAAGTACCCTTTACAACCTAGAAATTCTTGATCTCAGTGGCAATTGCCCACGTTGCTATAACGCCCCATATCCTTGTACTCCCTGCCCCAATGTCTCAATTAAGATTcattcaaaagctttttattcCTTGAAAAAATTAAGAGTTTTGAGACTTCATAGTAACTCTCTTCGGAGTATACCAAGCAGCTGGtttaaaaacatcaagaatCTCAAAAATCTTGACCTCTCTCAAAATTTCCTCATAAAGGAGATTGGAGACGCTCAGTTTTTGAAGCTTATCCCCAGTCTTGTAGAGCTGGATTTGTCCTTTAATTTTGAATTGCAGATGTATTCTCCATCCTTGAATCTGTCCAAgacattttcttccctctctaaCCTGGAAATCCTAAGAATCAAGGGTTATGTGTTTAAAGAACTGAGAGAAGGAAATCTAGATCCATTGCTCAGTCTTAAAAATCTGACAGTATTGGATCTTGGGACTAATTTTATCAAAATTGCTGACCTAAGAGTGTTCAAGAAATTCCAAGCCCTAAAAGTCATAGATCTCTCAGTGAATAAAATTTCTCCTTCTTCGGGTGAAAGTAACATTTATGGATTTTGCTCTGATCCCAGGATTACAGTAGAGCAATACAGCAGGCAAGTTTTACAAGAGATGCATTACTTTAGGTATGATGAGTATGGTCGAAGTTGCAAGTCCAAAGACAAAGAGGCTGACTCCTACCAACCTTCAGTCAATGGAGACTGCATGAGTTATGGACAAACTCTAGATTTAAGcagaaacaatatattttttgttaacTCCATAGACTTCCAGGATCTTAGTTTCCTCAAATGCCTCAACTTGTCAGGCAATGCCATAAGTCAAACTTTAAATGGAAGTGAATTCAGCTACCTGTCTGGATTGAAATATCTGGATTTTTCTAACAACAGGATTGATTTGCTATACTCAACTGctttcaaagagctgaaataTCTAGAAATTCTAGATCTGAGCAATAACAAGCATTACTTTCTGGCAGAAGGTGTTAGCCATGTGCTTAGTTTTATGAAAAACTTGGCCTATCTGAAGAAGCTGATGATGAATGAGAATGAGATTTCTACTTCTATTAGCACAGGAATGGAAAGCCAATCTCTTCAAACTTTAGAATTTAGAGGAAATCGTTTAGATGTTTTCTGGGCAGACGGGAAGAAGGAATACCTGTCGTTCTTCAAGAATCTGACCAATCTGGAACAACTGGATATTTCCTCTAACATGCTCAGCTTTTTACCTCCTGATGTTTTTGAAGCTATGCCTCCAGAACTCAAGGTACTGAACTTAACCAGTAACCGGTTGAAGTCATTCAACTGGGGAAAACTCCACTTCCTGACCAAACTAGTAACTCTGGACCTCAGCAATAACCTTCTGACTACTGTTCCCCGAGAGCTGTCCAATTGCACTTCAACTCTCCAACAACTGATACTGCGAAACAATCATATTACACGGTTaaccaaatattttctcagaGGTGCCATTCAACTGTCATACTTGGACCTCAGTTCAAACAAGATCCAAATAATTAAGAAATCTAGCTTCCCTGAAAATGTCATAAACAACCTGAGGATGCTGCTTTTACACAACAATCCTTTCAAGTGCAATTGTGATGCAGTGTGGTTTGTTAGGTGGATAAATCAAACTCAAGTGACAATTCCTCTTTTGGCCACAGATGTGACTTGTTCTGGCCCAGGGGCACACAGAGGAAGGAGTGTGGTATTCCTGGATCTGAATACCTGTGAGCTAGACACATCCTATCTGATCATGTATGCTTTATCAACTTCAGCTGTCCTAAGTTTAATGATGTTTGCAGTTATGAATCACCTCTATTTCTGGGATGTGTGGTATAGCTATCATTACTGCACTGCCAAGTTGAAGGGCTATAGACGCTTACCTTTACCAGATGCCTGCTATGATGCTTTTATTGCCTATGACAATTCAGATCTGGCTGTGAATGAATGGGTGATGACAGAATTGGTTGAAAAGCTGGAAGATCAAAAATCCAGACAGTTCAATTTATGTTTGGAAGAAAGAGACTGGCTTCCAGGTCAGCCAGTCTTTGACAACCTTTCCCAGAGCATTCAACTGAGCAAAAAGACCATATTTGTGCTGACCAACAAGTATATTAAAAGTGGCTCTTTCAAGACAACATTTTTCATGGCCCACCAACGACTTCTAGATGAAAAAATTGATGTGATTATCTTGATATTTCTTGAGAAAGTATTACAGAAGTCCCGATATGTTCAGCTGAGGAAGAGGCTGTGCAGAAGTTCTGTTCTGGAATGGCCAACTAATCCTCGATCTCAGCCCTACTTCTGGCAATGTCTGAAAAATGCCATAGCTATGAACAATACCCTGGCTTACAACAAACTTCTCCAGGAAACTGTTTAA